GGCCGTATCAAACTCGCTACGATGTGCCTTGATAAACGCGTACTTCACTCGGACGCCCTGCGCTCTGCGTCGATTGCCCATTGAACCTCCCTTTGTGCTAACGACCCTCTTAAAGGTGTCCGTTAAAGCCTGGGAAGTCCAGAATGTCCCCGTTTAGGGTTCCATAGTGCCCCTGTTTGCTACTCATGTTCCATAGGTGGCAAGACGAGAGGGTTGATTTTAGGGGGCAAGTCCAAACCTGCTCGAAAGGCCCGCCTTCCATTATGGGAGGCACGAATGGGAAGGAGGCTGGGAACCGCACCAACCTCAAATTTGCGCACATTAACTGTGCAGAGGCCCCCTTCGATAGTGCACTCGAAAACAGAAACGGGAACGCCGGCCACAAGATATTCGCCCGTTTGAGGGAGCAAACCAATTCGGTTGCTTACGGATACTATTGCAGTCCTTTGTAAACGACTGACCTCTAGCAGAAGTTCGGATGGAGTTAGTGAGCTAAGACAAGTATCGCCATGCTGGATCCGGCCCCGCAACGATCGTTGTTGATCAAAATCCGCATCAACACGGGCAGCAGCATACATAGCCTCGAAACTTTTCTTGATATCCCACCCCACCTCACGCATATCACCACACTTCTGGCAGCTCACCGTTCGCCTTGCTCCAGATTCCCTAGCCTGATCATCTGCCTGCCGCTCAAGAGCATTCCAATACGATGCCAGGGAAGCCGTCGGAAGCTTTGCACTGAGGCCCTCGCGCAAGAGGCGAAGCGGGAGGTGATCAGCTTCTCCTACCCGAGCATTCTCCAAAGCTTCAGGGTCTATCGGCACAGGGGTATTCTCAATTCGAGCTTGAAGAGTTGCAATTTCAAATGGCAAACCCTCTCGGCAGGTTGAAGGAGATGTCCCCACTACCTCGCATACTGATGCCGCCCCAAAGCCTGCAAGTGCCAAGAGATCAACGAGTCGCTCAGCTCTTTCAAGACCATCATAGATTGCCTCACCGATGTTTCTTTCGCGTAAATGATAGAGGTCTACCAGGTGGCGCGTCATTCCATCAGGGAAGTATTGGCGCACCCTGGCATAGGCATGGCACGATTGGTCAACTCGATACGCCACATGGCATGTAAGCTCCGTGTAAGATTCGATCCATATTCGAGTCCTCCATCGATTATGCTCATGCTCTGGATCGGCACGTCGATTAGGATCATTCTGTGCGTTACGGGTAGCAATAAGTTGATTGCTGTATGCCTCGTTAGCTGAAAGAATCACGCGCTTAAGTTCTTCATACTCTTCCGAAGAAATAGCTCGATCAAAGGGAAAAACCTGATCGCTATCTACCACTCCTACACCACCGACATAATTCATCCCTTCATAAGGTGATTCAAGAATATGCTCCAAATAGCAAGCATTCCATTGACTGCGAGGCACCCCCGAATCTTCGCAAGCTCTACACACAGAAACCCATGCTTCATGTCTGCCTTGAAAACAGGGGTGTCTTGGATCTTCATAGTAGACATGTTCTTTGATGGAGCCTGGCCGATTGCTGCCGTAGTACTTGATGACTGGCATGATTGCCTTTCCCCGGTCAGTCTTAAGGGATCCGCCCCTTTGTTTTGATCGAACAATCCACGTTCACCTCAAGCAACCCAAAGCTTGGCTAAAGAAGAATCCACCTGGTGTCACCAAACAGCGCCCTTCTACTTTTCCCCAATCATCACGTCGATCTCTGCCTTCAGCTAGAACAGGCAACGGCTCTGGAACCGTGTTCGATCTCCAGGTACGCACAGGGATTCTCTATCAAAGATTTGATTGCAAAGACACTGAGGGCTTCGCCGCAGGGGCGTTCAAGCCGGGATACTTTGCCTGAACGAAACTGGCGGCTTGCCATAACACCAACGCATTCACCACCGTCGCCACGATCAGCGCGCCGGCAAGCCCCACGCCAACTCGCCGAAGCAGCCACTCGGCTATTCCACCGGTCAGCCCACCTAGTGCGACGCCGGCCAAGAGACCGGCCACTGCGAACATCGCATAAAACCCCATCGCGAACAGCATCGCAAAGCTATCGGCATTGGGGGCAATCCCGAGATACCCCCCAAATCCTATCCACGCGCCCCATAGCCCCCCGAGCACCGGCCAGGAGATGCGGACGGCCCGCCAGAATGCATTTCCGTCCTTCATCACTTGCTTGCTCCCTGCCGCACGCTCTCCAGTGTTTGGCGTGCCCCAAGAAGATGCCGTGCGGTTGCATCTATCTTTTGTAAGTGGCACCCGCCGGACGGTTCATTCCACGTCAATTTCAACGATTGATTAAATCCGCTGCTGAGGACAAATTGTTTCAATGGCATGACGCGCAGTTGGGCGGAAGCCATGAGCGGGATGATTTGTTCGACTTGCAGGGACTGTTGCTGATTGCGCCATTGCATGCGGGCGCCCAGCCAGTCGCCCGTCCCGCCATCGATGAACACCCACCCCCAGCCGTCAGCACTCAGGTTCAGATAGCAATAGGCGCCATGATGACCCGCCCCCGCCCATTCACCCGAAAAGAAGCCGGGCGAGTTATCTGGCAGAGGCGTCAGCGCTTTCGCAGTCCCCAACCACACGAATACCAGTATGAGCCCTATGAAATAGCGCATGTGCCGACCTTGCCCCTGGATAAGAATACTTGTTCACACATCGTGAAACCGCGCTCCATCAATGCATAGCGGCAATCACTGGTTTCTGAAACCACTTCCAGCGCCTACACTGTCCGCTGCAGCGCAGTGTCAGCGCGCGGCTGTTGGAGTCGCCTGAAATCGACCGCTCATTCTTATGCCATCGCGGATATTCATGCCCATGAGCGTAAGATTTACAGCTCCGGCGAGAAGCTCTATACCCTGAACCACGTAAAAAGTCGTGTCGAATGCACCGGCCGAAGCCAAGCGATCAAGAACAATGGCGCAGGGCAGCAATACCAGCAAGCCGTTCGCAGCAATGAAGGGCATCCGCCTCTTCTTCGCGTCAACGAGCCTCCCCTTGCGAGACTTCGCGATGACGAAGCCACTTCCACCAGTAGCCGCAATGGCTGGAATCAGAATAAACAGACCGGGCATGACGATTAGCGCCTTTACGGTTGCTACTGCCTCATGAGCCCCAAAGAGTTCCACGGCTACAGAGGATAGAAAAAACGTGGCGATTGTTAGCGCCGCCAGTAATCCCGCAACGAGATGTATTGTCTTTGGCATTGCAGATACTCCTGCCCCCTACGGGCCGACACAAAGGTTTGGAACCGTCAGGCGCGTGAATAGATGTGGAGACGCGACTGCGAACTAAGAATTCAATGGCCAGACCCCTTTGTGTTCAGGGCCAGAAACCAGCGAACGACCCTGCGCTCGGCGTCACTGGTCGGTTGTGGCGGTTGCATCCAATTCAAAGAAAGAACAGAACCTCCCGGTTTCGTTCTCACAGTTGCGACCGCAGGCGGCGTCTACGGGGCGCGTTCAGCCCGTGCCTTCGACGCCGCAACGTCCGGCAGCGGCTGCCCCACGAGTCCCCGCACATAGTCCTTGTCCACTGCGTCGAGCAACGCCTGCCGGGCCGGACCTTCCGGCCCCTCGACGAGCACCATCACGTTGTGCACGCGCAAGCCTTCGCTGCGCCGCGCACTCGCGACGCCGAACGTCGCCGTGGTCGGGGCGGCCTCCGGAAAGCGCTCCACATTCATCGCGAGACGCACCGTGATTTCCTGGGGAAACGTCTCAAGCCGCTTGGCCTGTGCGCGCAGAAGATCGGCCTGCGGTTTGACGCCGGCCTTGTGATCGGTGACGAACTTATTGGCGGCCTCCTCGAGCTTTCGGCCTTCGGCATTGGCGCGGTCCGCTTGCGCCTGTTGCTCCGACGTGAAGGGAGGATCTTTTCGCGACCGCCGTGGCGCGGCGTCGTACGCCGTGCGCATTTGCGCGAGCAACTGCTTGTGCTGCCCCTCTTTCTCCGGCGGGAGCTTTTCTAATTCCTCAATTTGCTTTTCAAGACTCTTGCGCTCGGCATACATGCGATCGGCCTCGGCCTTGGGGAACTTGTACAGATAGCCGCCGCTCGCATTGGACGAAAACGCCCCTTCCCCTGTACCACGGCAGAAGGACAGGCGCGGCTGGCGTGAAAAGTCGTACGGAGCACCGCGCCGCTCGCTATTGGCAACCGGAGCGGGCAATGCCGCTGCCAGCGCCGCTTCAGCTCGAGCCGCGAATCCGAGCTCGGCCGGTGTCGCATCACGTACTCCGTCCACACAGTCGGCCAACCCGACACCGGGCACTCCCCACAACGCCATCGTGGCTACCACAGCAACAGCAACGCGAGTCCTCGTCCTGATCATCATGGTCCTCCAATTCTGGCCGTACCTGAAACAGATTTACGGGTCATCCCCCTTGTTTTTCCTTACCATCTTGCGACTCAGCGACAGCCGGCATCCTACTCACAGCTCATCTCCAGGCTCAGGAAATGGGTGGTGCAAAATCGCCCTGAGCTGATTGCGCCTGAAGAGCCTGCAATTGAGCGCGCGCCACATTGACGTCGAGGCCTAACCAGGTGCAAGCGATGTCGGGAGAGTTGAAGACGATGACCTTCACGCCATAGCCTTCCGCTTCTTTCAAGAGCACCAGGGCTCGTTCATAGGTTTCCCTGTTCACTAGGAGCGCCATCCGGCCCACCTTGAGTCGACCGATGACTTGACCGTACAGGTCCACGATCTCTTTCACCTCGTCAATGGTCGTGCTGAAGTGAGCCCTCTCGGCGTCGACCAGAACGGCCGCACCGGGCTTCACCAACGGATCGCTCAAATGCCGTCGTCCATGTGCAAGAACTTCGTCGTGAGTGACCTGCCCTGTCCACAGCTCCACCACCACGCTCCCATCATTCAACACGGCATAGTTATTGGGCATGCGTCTTCCCCCTTTTCAGCCGACCAGCACATCAACCCACCATTATTTCATGGAACCCTAACGACACGCTTCCGGCCTGTCAATTGTCTCCTTCTGACGGGCAGGCATTGCCAAGACTGCCCCCATCGGGGATTGCCCCCTCCTCACCCCATATCCTTGCAGCTTTGAGGCAATCGTGATACTCAGGAATCATGGCACAACAGGTACCACAAGCCCTTTCCGGCATTGAGCGACAAATCGCTCATGTCATGGCTCGCCACACCGCTGTGGCCATTGCGATCCTTTTCGGGTCCACAGCCACAGGGCATGCGCGGCCGGACAGCGACCTCGACGTGGCCATTGCCACCGTCACGCCGCTCACGGCCGAGGCTCGTATCGCGCTCATTGAAGACCTTGCGCTGACATTCGGGCGGCCTGTGGACCTCATCGACCTCGACCAGGTACATAGCCCGCTGTTGCACCGGATCTTCACACAGGGGCACATGATTCTCTGCAACGATCGGACGCGCTACGCTGAACTCCTCCTGCGCATGATCTATGAAGAGGCCGATGTGATGCCTTACTACCGCCGGATATTGTCCGATAGAAGGCACGCATGGATCGGGACATAGTCCAAGCCAAGCTCGAATCACTCCGGCGTTGCGTCGAGCGAATTGCCGACAAGACACCGCCCTCTGCCGACCCGCTGGCCCACGACCCCGATCTCCAAGACATCATCGCGCTCAATCTTCAGCGTGCCGTCCAACTCTGCGTCGACCTTGCCGCGCATGTCATCGTCGACACCTCCTCCAAAGCGCCCTCGACCATGGCCGACAATTTCGCCATTCTGCAGGAGGTGAACGTCATTCCCCCCGCCTTGGCAGACCGGATGATGAAAGCCGTGGGATTTAGAAACATCGCCGTGCATAGCTATCAGACCATCGATTGGAACATCGTCTATCAGATCTGCACCCGCCACCTCGACGATTTCCGGCAATTTGCCAAAGCCATTGCCCAGCAACTCGCCAAACGCTGAGCCTCAAACTCCCCCCTCTTTCCCCTGAAAGGATTCCATTCCTCGCGCCATATCGTGGGTAGAAGGCAACGCCACTCTACTCACGAGGTGCCTGATGAACCTGCATCGACTCAAGACGCATCTTTCAGCGCTCGATCCCCGTCTGTACCAGATTGCCAGCCTCAGCACACTGCTCCTGTATGGCCTCGGCTGGCTGCACTTCACGGTGTCGCCCGGGCAAATCGCCCTCACGATCGGCGCGGCGTTACTGACTCAATATGCCGGCACGCGCATTTACGATCTACCTGCCTTTGACCCCAAGAGCCCGCTGATCTCGGCCCTCTCTCTCTGCCTCCTGCTCCGCACAGACGACCTCACCCTGGCCGCGTTGGCCGCCGTCATCGCGATCGGCAGTAAGTTCGTCATCCGCTGGAAAGACAAGCACGTCTTCAATCCGACGAATCTGGCGCTGGTCGTCATGATTGCCGGCGGGCTCGGCTGGATTTCGCCCGGGCAGTGGGGGCAGGTCGCCTGGTTCGGCTTTCTCATCGCCTGCCTCGGCAGCCTCGTGGTCACCCGGGCGGCGCGGGCCGATGTGACCCTCGCCTTTCTTGCCTTCTATGTCGGTCTGTTGTTCGCACGAGCGCTCTGGCTTGGCGATCCGCTCACGATCCCGCTGCATCAGATTGAAAGCGGCGCACTGCTCATCTTTGCCTTCTTCATGATCTCCGATCCCAAAACGACCCCTGATTCCAGAAGCGGCCGGATCTTCTACGCCCTGCTCGTCACGCTGGCTGCTCTCTATGTGCAATTCGGCTTATTCAAACCCAACGGCCCGCTCTGGGGCTTGATCGCCTGTGCGCCGCTGGTCCCGGCCATCGACTATTTATTTCAAGGCGTTCGATACAGCTGGTCAGCCCCATCGAATGGTTCTTCGCCCGGTTCTCCCCTGTGCCCAGCAGCCTGTCGCCTGTCCCTTTCACATCAAAGGAGGTTCTCATGAGACGCATCGTTATTCCCATGCTCACATTATTCCTTGGCCTGTGTACCTGGAGCAGCGAAGCTTCCGCGTTCTGCGGCTTCTATGTCGGCAAGGCCGATACGAAGCTCTTCAACAAAGCGTCGGAAGTCGCCATCGCGCGCCACGACAACAAGACCGTCATCACGATGGCCAACGATTTCAAAGGCGACGTGAAGGAATTTGCGATGGTGGTGCCGGTGCCGACGGTCCTGGAGAAGGAGCAAATCCACGTCGGCGATCCGGCCGTGCTGAAACATCTGGCCGACTATTCGGCCCCCCGGCTGGTGGAATACTTCGACGAGAATCCCTGCCGACGCTACGACATGATGCAGGACCGGATGGGCACCATGAAAAGCATGGCCCCGGCCGCCGCCGAAGCCAAACGCGAACGCGATCAGGTCCTGGGCGTGACGGTGGAGGCGCAGTACCTCGTCGGCGAATACGACATTCTCATCCTCTCGGCGAAGGAAAGCGCCGGCCTGGAAACCTGGCTGACGGAAAACGACTACAAGATTCCCCACGGGGCTTCGGCCGTGCTCCATAGCTATCTAAAACAAAATCTGAAGTTCTTTGTGGCCAAGGTCAATCTGGGCGAACAAGCCAAGCTGGGCCTCACGCATCTACGGCCGCTCCAGATTGCCTTTGAATCGCCGAAGTTCATGCTGCCGATTCGCCTGGGTACGGTGAACGCCGACGGCGCCCAGGAACTGTTCATCTATTTCCTGACCCAGCAAGGCCGCGTCGAGACCACGAACTACCGCACAGTCCGCTTGCCGGAAGCGCAAGAGATCCCGCTTTATGTGAAGGACAAATTCGGGGACTTCTATCGCGATCTCTTTACGCAACAAGTGAAGCGCGAGAGCGAGCGAGGCGTGTTTCTGGAATATGCCTGGGACATGAATTGGTGCGATCCCTGCGCGGCCACCCCCCTCTCAGCCGAGGAGCTGCGCGGGCTGGGGGTGTTCTGGCAGGACAGCCTCGGCGGCCCACAACGAGGCCGGAGCATGCCGATGGCCCAGAACGTATTCCTGACCCGCCTGCACGTTCGCTATGACGCGGCGCACTTCCCCGAAGACCTGATGTTCCAGGAAACTTCGGATCGGTCGAATTTCCAGGCACGCTACATCCTACGCCATCCCTGGACCGGCACGGACGAATGCGCGGCGGCGACCACCTATCGCCAGCAACTGCGGGAACGCTATGAACGGGAAGCGCAAACGCTGGCCACATTGACCGGCTGGAATATCGGCGAGATCCGCAAGACGATGAACATCGCTGCCGTGCCGACCGTCGAGGGGAAGAAGTGGTATCGGCAGTTGTGGGCGAACTAGCACCGCGCACACACGACAACGGCGAGGCCTGGTATCACCAGGCCTCGCCGTCGTCTTCGCTCGACGCCAGCCCCGCGGCCGACGCTTCTTGCTCTTGCAGGCTGCGGAAAAACTCGGTGCATGGGAAAACACGGCCCAAATACTCGGAGTGGCGCCGCGGCCAGAACGACCACAGGATGCTCAAAAAGGCCGTCCAGCAAGGCCGCAGCGAACGAAGAGGCGAGGCATACAAGTTGGTACGTTGAGCCTCTTCGTGAAGCGAGAACGCCGCTGGCGGACTTTTTCAGCATCCTGCTAGCAGGAGAACGATCCTGCGCTATGTCCTGATCGAGAGGGAGACCGACGTCAGGCTGACCGATCGATACGCCAAGACTGCGCCGTTGACCGTCGTCGAAGGAGTGCTCACTGGGGACTCCGGTTGTCCGGCAACAGGAGTCGCAGGAAGGGCGGCTGGAGTTTCCGGTGGTCCGGCGGGGGACGCCTGCGGAGTCCGTTCACGCTCGCCCCTCAATTCCCGGCCAAGATTCTCGCGCAACTTTTTGAGGAAGTCCGGCAGATACTTCCGGATCTTTTCTGATTCCACCTTCGCCTCGTCAAGCGCGGCTAAGACTTGCTCAACCAGCGACTTCGGCTGCGAGGCACCCGGCGCCGGAGCGACGAGGCGAGTCGTCGCGTCCGCTGCCGGAGCCGCTGCATCCGTCGAAGGCTGGGTGGGCGCCGTGGTACCGGTTGACGATTGCGGGATCGCCGCAACCGTCGAAGGCGCCGCACCCGGGGTAACCGGTGTTGAGGGAATGCGGGATGTCTGGGTTGAGGTTGGAGTCGGAGCCGGTTGATTCTCCGGCAACGCTGGCTGTCCGGTCACGGACGACGCCACCTGAGCTGCCACAACCGTCACCGATCGTTCGACATTGATACTGAGGTCCAAGCTGGATAGTGATGACAGCCCCCCGAACTTGTCGGCGAGCGTGGCCGTCTTGGCCAGCGCTTCGTCGTCCTGGCCGCGGAAATACTTGCGGAAAATATTGCTTACCTTACGGAACAGCTTTTCGAGATCGTGCAACTCCTGCTCGTTCAGATCCCCTTCGACCGTCACGCCATACTGCTTCTTCAATGACGCCTCAACGCTCGTGGCCTTGACCTCGACCGAGCCCTGTTCCGTCTCCGCCTTCGCCTGATAGGTCGCTGCCCGATACCGGGCTTCAAAGTCGGCGGTCAGCGTGATCTTGTCGCCTTCGGCCGTCGTCACGCTCAACTGTCCGCTCAGGTCCGTCGACGCGGAAATGGCGGACACTTTCGTATCCAACCGCTGAGCGCCCGCCGCATTCGCCGCCGGAGCCTGGAAGAATTTGGATGGGTCGAACGGGGTCAAAGCTGAGATAGGCATAACTGCTGTTCCTTCCTGTGGACCTTATCGGATCCCCCCTAGCTAAACTTAAGGGGTGCTGTGGTATAGTGCCTCTAGATATTGGCTATTCGACTTCCTCGCGGAGAAGGAGCTCCTATGCGCACACCATCAATTTCGGTACGCCTTGCTCTCACGCTCCTGACGCTAACCCTCTCCAGCGGCTGTTCATTCAAGGCCACGCTCGATCAGACGATGGATACGACCTCCAATGTCAGCGGCACCACATCATCGGTTCATAGCTGGGTTTCAGAAGATGGGCTGGTGAAGCCGGACTACAAGGCGCTTGCCT
Above is a window of Nitrospira sp. DNA encoding:
- a CDS encoding nucleotidyltransferase domain-containing protein, translated to MAQQVPQALSGIERQIAHVMARHTAVAIAILFGSTATGHARPDSDLDVAIATVTPLTAEARIALIEDLALTFGRPVDLIDLDQVHSPLLHRIFTQGHMILCNDRTRYAELLLRMIYEEADVMPYYRRILSDRRHAWIGT
- a CDS encoding DUF86 domain-containing protein, producing MDRDIVQAKLESLRRCVERIADKTPPSADPLAHDPDLQDIIALNLQRAVQLCVDLAAHVIVDTSSKAPSTMADNFAILQEVNVIPPALADRMMKAVGFRNIAVHSYQTIDWNIVYQICTRHLDDFRQFAKAIAQQLAKR
- a CDS encoding RnfABCDGE type electron transport complex subunit D produces the protein MNLHRLKTHLSALDPRLYQIASLSTLLLYGLGWLHFTVSPGQIALTIGAALLTQYAGTRIYDLPAFDPKSPLISALSLCLLLRTDDLTLAALAAVIAIGSKFVIRWKDKHVFNPTNLALVVMIAGGLGWISPGQWGQVAWFGFLIACLGSLVVTRAARADVTLAFLAFYVGLLFARALWLGDPLTIPLHQIESGALLIFAFFMISDPKTTPDSRSGRIFYALLVTLAALYVQFGLFKPNGPLWGLIACAPLVPAIDYLFQGVRYSWSAPSNGSSPGSPLCPAACRLSLSHQRRFS
- a CDS encoding DUF2330 domain-containing protein, coding for MRRIVIPMLTLFLGLCTWSSEASAFCGFYVGKADTKLFNKASEVAIARHDNKTVITMANDFKGDVKEFAMVVPVPTVLEKEQIHVGDPAVLKHLADYSAPRLVEYFDENPCRRYDMMQDRMGTMKSMAPAAAEAKRERDQVLGVTVEAQYLVGEYDILILSAKESAGLETWLTENDYKIPHGASAVLHSYLKQNLKFFVAKVNLGEQAKLGLTHLRPLQIAFESPKFMLPIRLGTVNADGAQELFIYFLTQQGRVETTNYRTVRLPEAQEIPLYVKDKFGDFYRDLFTQQVKRESERGVFLEYAWDMNWCDPCAATPLSAEELRGLGVFWQDSLGGPQRGRSMPMAQNVFLTRLHVRYDAAHFPEDLMFQETSDRSNFQARYILRHPWTGTDECAAATTYRQQLRERYEREAQTLATLTGWNIGEIRKTMNIAAVPTVEGKKWYRQLWAN